From a single Chloroflexia bacterium SDU3-3 genomic region:
- a CDS encoding STAS domain-containing protein, giving the protein MVITRRQAVVGMLGLQVAATVVLFGLQFLGPVNLNQLGTLLGALVLYVVLFVAYYKGWDPARYVNAVIMTLTVTTAISEPFLTERFAMQVQIVPVIILIMADWRWALGSIFTMIGILLFRANWTGIYTDPSTMLLYAVLMFSIGLLWKIAESNAHRAEINAKNAEEARTLAEHEQQLAVGRRDELAKINEEQETLLALVSQLETPAITIADGVLIAPLIGNIDTRRSKEITQRLLAMAYERHVQLVILDVTGVSMMDTTVVHRLMKTAQSLRLLGCEVTISGISADIALSLIQMGVMLDEMVQTARTPQVALEQFLQRKERAANADVSSVAQAVKRYTQDRRN; this is encoded by the coding sequence ATGGTGATCACGAGACGTCAGGCTGTGGTGGGCATGCTGGGTCTGCAGGTGGCGGCGACTGTGGTGCTGTTTGGCCTGCAGTTTTTGGGGCCGGTCAACCTAAACCAGCTGGGAACGCTGCTTGGGGCGTTGGTGCTGTATGTCGTGCTGTTTGTGGCCTACTACAAGGGCTGGGATCCAGCGCGCTACGTCAATGCGGTGATCATGACCCTGACGGTCACCACCGCAATCAGCGAGCCATTTTTGACCGAGCGGTTTGCCATGCAGGTGCAGATTGTGCCGGTGATCATTCTGATCATGGCCGACTGGCGCTGGGCGCTCGGCAGCATCTTCACCATGATCGGCATCCTGCTGTTTCGGGCGAACTGGACGGGTATCTATACCGATCCGAGCACGATGCTGCTGTACGCCGTGCTGATGTTCTCGATCGGCCTGCTGTGGAAGATCGCTGAGTCGAATGCGCACCGCGCCGAGATCAACGCCAAAAATGCGGAGGAGGCGCGCACGCTGGCCGAGCACGAGCAGCAGCTTGCGGTGGGTCGCCGCGATGAGCTGGCCAAGATCAACGAGGAGCAAGAGACGCTGCTGGCGCTGGTGTCGCAGCTGGAGACCCCGGCGATCACGATTGCCGATGGCGTGCTGATCGCCCCCTTGATCGGCAATATTGACACCCGCCGCTCGAAAGAGATCACGCAGCGTCTGCTGGCGATGGCCTATGAGCGCCATGTGCAGCTGGTCATCCTTGACGTGACCGGCGTGTCGATGATGGACACCACGGTGGTGCATCGGCTGATGAAGACGGCGCAGTCGCTACGCCTGCTGGGCTGCGAGGTGACGATCAGCGGTATATCGGCAGATATCGCGCTCTCGCTGATCCAGATGGGGGTTATGCTTGATGAGATGGTGCAGACCGCGCGGACGCCGCAGGTGGCGCTTGAGCAGTTTCTTCAGCGGAAAGAGCGTGCCGCGAACGCGGATGTCAGCTCGGTTGCTCAGGCGGTGAAGCGCTATACGCAGGATCGGCGAAACTAG
- a CDS encoding VWA domain-containing protein, which produces MDFSSTIWVSFVQPGALWLLVILIPLWLLAWKLPKRLARVRFWSSLGLRTAALVALILALAGMQLKRPVSDVATIFLLDRSESITPEQQARAEQFVRDALLAKHPDDAAGVVLFGQNALVERPAELASALAPFGGVPLGARTNIGQAIEMGISLFPEDMNKRIVLLSDGGQNEGDAETASQLARARGVAISTVDLGASSVGEALVAGVTAPTTARAGQRIPLQVVVESTAAQLAHLRILDGDQVVAEQDAQLAAGTTVIRVEVAAGAVGTQRLRAELTAPQDTQPKNNAAEALVQLAGPPKVLIVEGSLDEGKPIQAALAASGIATDRADPSHFPADLASLSSYAGLVLVNVPASALPAGSQQQIASYVRDLGRGLVVVGGDQAYGIGGYAGTPLADALPVETDVRSQIEHPKVAIVYILDKSRSMQNCHCKGPNRETDTDRSYFKTGRMKLDIGKDAVLQSVAVLSPNDSVGIVTFDGEAKVRMEPQSGVTAEKVLQILSPIQPDGIDTNIGSGLQQAQDILRASDAKIKHAVLMTDGWGEGIDPVQVATSMRAEGITLSVVADGQGSSPALQQLADAGGGRYLPATDPEDIPRLFVGETNQTIGNYMVETPFVPKLGAQSPILSGITSMPQLYGYDATTPKQTATVALYGLNDEPLLAHWQYGLGRAVAWTSDAKGQWAKDWLGWAGFPAFAAQMVGWTLPATLGGAVTPDVRVESGALQIGATVAGDPATVIATLSGPDGSSQQVALAQSSPGRYEATQPLPQQGTYMITISAEQGGRALAPATAGVAVPYSAEYGLAQHNPALLSALATTTGGAALEAPAQAFAPRQGAARAMEISRWLVLLALCVLPLDVMLRRLLVSRPRFR; this is translated from the coding sequence ATGGATTTTTCCTCAACAATCTGGGTGTCTTTTGTGCAGCCGGGCGCGCTGTGGCTGCTGGTGATACTGATACCGCTGTGGCTTTTGGCCTGGAAGCTGCCTAAGCGGCTCGCTCGCGTGCGATTCTGGTCGAGCCTGGGGCTGCGCACGGCGGCGCTCGTGGCGCTGATTCTGGCGCTAGCTGGCATGCAGCTGAAGCGCCCAGTGTCCGATGTTGCGACCATCTTCTTGCTCGACCGATCGGAGTCGATCACGCCGGAGCAGCAGGCCCGCGCCGAGCAGTTTGTGCGCGATGCGCTGCTGGCTAAGCATCCAGATGATGCGGCAGGCGTGGTGCTCTTTGGCCAGAACGCGCTGGTCGAGCGCCCTGCTGAGCTTGCCAGCGCGCTCGCTCCATTTGGTGGGGTTCCGCTAGGGGCGCGCACAAATATCGGCCAGGCGATCGAGATGGGCATTTCGCTGTTCCCCGAGGACATGAACAAGCGCATAGTGCTACTGTCCGACGGCGGACAGAACGAGGGCGATGCTGAGACGGCATCGCAGTTGGCCCGCGCGCGGGGGGTGGCGATAAGCACGGTGGATCTGGGTGCGTCCAGCGTGGGCGAGGCGCTGGTGGCAGGCGTTACCGCACCGACGACCGCGCGCGCCGGCCAGCGTATTCCGCTGCAGGTGGTGGTGGAAAGCACCGCAGCGCAGCTGGCGCACCTGCGGATCTTGGATGGCGATCAGGTGGTGGCTGAGCAGGATGCGCAGCTTGCGGCGGGCACCACCGTGATCCGCGTGGAGGTGGCGGCAGGGGCAGTGGGCACCCAGCGGCTGCGCGCCGAGCTGACTGCGCCGCAGGATACGCAGCCCAAGAACAACGCCGCCGAGGCGCTGGTGCAGCTGGCTGGCCCGCCCAAAGTGCTGATTGTGGAAGGCAGCCTTGATGAGGGTAAGCCCATCCAGGCGGCGCTGGCGGCTAGCGGTATCGCCACCGACCGCGCCGACCCAAGCCACTTTCCTGCCGATCTGGCCAGTCTCTCAAGCTATGCCGGGCTGGTGCTGGTGAATGTTCCCGCGAGCGCCCTGCCTGCGGGCAGCCAGCAGCAGATCGCCAGCTATGTGCGCGACCTCGGGCGCGGGCTGGTGGTGGTGGGCGGCGATCAGGCCTATGGCATCGGCGGGTATGCTGGCACACCGTTGGCCGATGCGCTGCCGGTGGAGACCGATGTGCGCAGCCAGATCGAGCACCCCAAGGTGGCGATTGTCTACATCCTCGACAAGTCGCGCAGCATGCAGAACTGCCACTGCAAAGGGCCAAATCGCGAGACCGATACCGACCGCAGCTACTTTAAGACGGGCCGGATGAAACTTGACATAGGCAAGGATGCGGTGCTGCAGTCGGTTGCGGTGCTCTCGCCAAACGATAGCGTTGGGATTGTCACCTTCGACGGTGAGGCCAAGGTGCGCATGGAGCCGCAGTCCGGCGTGACCGCCGAGAAGGTGCTGCAGATCCTCTCGCCGATCCAGCCCGATGGTATCGATACTAACATCGGCAGCGGGCTGCAGCAGGCCCAAGACATCCTGCGGGCCAGCGATGCCAAGATCAAGCATGCCGTGCTGATGACTGATGGCTGGGGCGAGGGCATCGATCCGGTGCAGGTGGCCACTAGCATGCGCGCCGAGGGGATTACGCTCTCGGTGGTGGCCGATGGCCAGGGCTCCTCGCCCGCGCTGCAGCAGCTGGCCGATGCAGGCGGCGGGCGCTACCTGCCCGCGACAGACCCCGAGGACATCCCGCGCTTGTTTGTGGGTGAGACCAACCAGACGATCGGCAACTATATGGTCGAGACGCCCTTTGTGCCCAAGCTGGGCGCGCAGAGTCCGATCCTGAGCGGTATCACGAGCATGCCCCAGCTCTATGGCTATGATGCCACCACCCCCAAGCAGACGGCCACGGTTGCGCTGTATGGCCTGAATGATGAGCCGCTGCTGGCCCACTGGCAGTATGGCCTTGGCCGCGCCGTGGCGTGGACCAGCGATGCCAAGGGGCAGTGGGCCAAGGACTGGCTGGGCTGGGCTGGCTTTCCCGCCTTTGCGGCGCAGATGGTGGGGTGGACTCTCCCCGCGACGCTGGGTGGGGCGGTGACGCCAGATGTGCGGGTGGAGAGCGGCGCGCTACAGATCGGCGCGACCGTTGCGGGCGATCCGGCTACAGTCATCGCGACGCTGAGCGGCCCGGATGGCAGCAGCCAGCAGGTGGCGCTGGCCCAGTCTTCCCCGGGGCGCTATGAGGCCACGCAGCCCCTGCCGCAGCAGGGCACCTACATGATCACCATCAGCGCGGAGCAGGGCGGGCGGGCCTTGGCCCCGGCGACGGCAGGCGTGGCGGTGCCCTACTCGGCAGAGTATGGCTTGGCCCAGCACAACCCCGCGCTGCTCAGCGCGCTGGCCACTACCACCGGCGGTGCCGCGCTAGAAGCCCCCGCGCAGGCATTTGCGCCGCGCCAGGGGGCAGCGCGCGCTATGGAGATCAGCCGCTGGCTTGTGCTGCTGGCGCTCTGCGTGCTGCCGCTCGATGTGATGCTGCGCAGGCTTTTGGTGTCGCGGCCTCGGTTTCGGTAG
- a CDS encoding PAS domain S-box protein, translating to MSQPNDPEHQALQRRIHELEQQLAHLEHALRAEQTHTVALRTILDAIPAPIFYKDAQGTYLGCNRAFEDYLGKAKNEIVGAGVYDLSPPDLAQVYQKADNDLMESRTTQRYEALVRYADGSNHEVLFTKSVFFNEDGQLGGLVGVMLDITERKKAEQAIEQQREQAEIIQAQEMLLEELSTPLIPISDDVVIMPLIGRLDSRRSQQVISTLLEGVGQHQARLAIIDITGVLVVDTQVAHALVQSAQAVGLLGARVVLTGIRPEVAQTLVGLGVDLGSIITKSSLQDGIGYALSTGG from the coding sequence ATGTCCCAACCGAACGATCCCGAACACCAGGCACTCCAGCGCCGCATCCACGAGCTTGAGCAGCAGCTTGCCCACCTTGAGCACGCCCTCCGCGCCGAGCAGACCCACACCGTCGCCCTGCGCACCATCCTGGATGCTATCCCCGCGCCGATTTTCTACAAAGATGCGCAGGGCACCTACCTGGGCTGCAACCGCGCCTTCGAGGACTACCTGGGCAAGGCAAAAAACGAGATCGTGGGCGCTGGGGTCTACGATCTCTCGCCGCCCGATCTGGCCCAGGTCTACCAGAAGGCCGACAACGACCTGATGGAGAGCCGCACCACCCAGCGCTACGAGGCGCTGGTGCGCTACGCCGACGGGTCGAACCACGAGGTGCTGTTCACCAAGTCGGTCTTCTTCAACGAAGATGGCCAGCTGGGCGGCCTGGTGGGCGTGATGCTCGACATCACCGAGCGCAAGAAGGCCGAGCAGGCAATCGAGCAGCAGCGCGAGCAGGCCGAGATCATCCAGGCGCAGGAGATGCTGCTGGAGGAGCTGTCGACCCCGCTCATCCCGATCAGCGATGATGTGGTGATCATGCCGCTGATCGGCAGGCTGGACAGCCGACGAAGCCAGCAGGTGATCAGCACGCTGCTGGAGGGCGTGGGCCAGCACCAGGCGCGGCTGGCGATTATCGACATCACCGGCGTGCTCGTGGTGGACACCCAGGTGGCGCACGCGCTGGTGCAGTCGGCGCAGGCCGTGGGGCTGCTGGGGGCGCGCGTAGTGCTCACTGGCATCCGCCCCGAGGTGGCGCAGACGCTCGTTGGGCTAGGCGTCGATCTGGGCAGCATCATCACCAAGAGCAGCCTGCAGGATGGGATCGGCTATGCGCTCAGCACGGGCGGCTAG
- a CDS encoding DUF3459 domain-containing protein, whose amino-acid sequence MGNETHLWWQRGIIYQIYPRSYQDSNGDGVGDLNGIIQRLDYLQQLGVDAIWLSPIYPSPMADFGYDVADYTDVHPLFGSLADLDRLLAEAHARGLKIILDFVPNHSSDEHPWFLDARSSRTSAKRDWYIWRDPKPDGSAPNNWLSYFGGSAWEYDEASGQYYLHLFHKKQPDLNWRNPALKQAIYDSMRFWMERGVDGFRVDVIWLMIKDAQFRDNPPNPDVPAGMETSSASQLQIYTSDQPEVFDLVGDIRDILDGYSERVLVGEIYLPIHRLMAYYGSARGGCHMPYNFQLIQLPWDAEVIGRTVADYEAALPAHGWPNWVLGNHDQPRIASRVGDAQARVAQMLLLTLRGTPTMYYGDELGMRNVEIPQHLVQDPQGINMPGTSRDPERSPMQWDASPNAGFSAVAPWLPLPADYAAHSVAAEQGDPRSMLTLVRRLIALRRASPALSVGSYAPLVGSGDVLAYVREADGVRLAVALNLGNQAQVVPLGAAGRVLLSTHLDREGEATDGTISLRPAEGVIVAL is encoded by the coding sequence ATGGGCAACGAAACACACCTTTGGTGGCAAAGAGGCATCATCTACCAGATCTACCCGCGATCCTATCAGGACAGCAACGGCGACGGCGTGGGCGATCTGAACGGCATTATCCAACGGCTCGACTACCTGCAGCAGCTGGGGGTCGATGCGATCTGGCTCTCGCCGATCTACCCCTCGCCCATGGCCGACTTCGGCTACGACGTGGCCGACTACACCGATGTGCACCCGCTGTTTGGCTCGCTGGCCGATCTGGATCGGCTGCTGGCCGAGGCCCATGCGCGCGGCCTGAAGATCATCCTTGATTTTGTGCCAAACCACAGCTCGGACGAGCACCCCTGGTTCCTCGACGCGCGCTCCTCGCGCACGAGCGCCAAGCGCGACTGGTATATCTGGCGCGACCCCAAGCCCGATGGTAGCGCGCCCAACAACTGGCTGAGCTACTTCGGCGGGTCGGCCTGGGAGTACGATGAGGCCAGCGGGCAGTACTACCTGCATCTGTTCCACAAGAAGCAGCCCGACCTAAACTGGCGCAACCCCGCGCTCAAGCAGGCGATCTACGACTCCATGCGGTTCTGGATGGAGCGCGGCGTGGATGGCTTCCGCGTCGATGTGATCTGGCTGATGATCAAAGATGCGCAGTTCCGCGACAACCCGCCCAACCCGGATGTGCCCGCTGGGATGGAGACATCCAGCGCATCGCAGCTGCAGATCTACACATCCGACCAGCCCGAGGTGTTCGATCTGGTTGGCGACATCCGCGACATCCTAGATGGCTATAGCGAGCGGGTGTTGGTGGGCGAGATCTACCTGCCGATCCACCGGCTGATGGCCTACTATGGTAGCGCGCGCGGCGGGTGCCACATGCCCTACAACTTCCAGCTCATCCAGCTGCCCTGGGATGCAGAGGTGATCGGGCGTACGGTGGCCGACTACGAGGCCGCGCTGCCCGCCCACGGCTGGCCGAACTGGGTGCTTGGCAACCACGATCAGCCGCGCATCGCCAGCCGAGTGGGCGATGCCCAGGCGCGGGTGGCCCAGATGCTGCTGCTGACGCTGCGCGGCACGCCCACCATGTACTATGGCGACGAGCTGGGCATGCGCAATGTGGAGATCCCGCAGCATCTGGTGCAGGACCCGCAGGGCATCAACATGCCCGGCACTAGCCGCGACCCCGAGCGCTCGCCCATGCAGTGGGATGCCAGCCCGAACGCGGGCTTTTCGGCGGTGGCCCCGTGGCTGCCTCTGCCCGCCGACTATGCCGCCCACAGTGTGGCCGCCGAGCAGGGCGACCCGCGCTCCATGCTCACCCTGGTGCGGCGACTGATCGCGCTGCGGCGGGCGAGCCCGGCCCTGTCGGTGGGCAGCTATGCGCCGCTGGTGGGCAGCGGCGATGTGCTGGCCTATGTGCGCGAGGCCGATGGCGTGCGGCTGGCGGTGGCGCTCAACCTGGGCAACCAAGCGCAGGTGGTGCCACTGGGCGCGGCTGGCCGGGTGCTGCTTTCGACGCACCTGGATCGCGAGGGTGAGGCCACCGATGGCACCATCAGCTTGCGCCCTGCCGAGGGCGTGATCGTAGCGCTGTAG